In the genome of Streptococcus oralis, one region contains:
- a CDS encoding phosphoglycerate kinase, with amino-acid sequence MAKLTVKDVELKGKKVLVRVDFNVPVKDGVITNDNRITAALPTIKYILEQGGRAILFSHLGRVKEEADKAGKSLAPVAADLAAKLGQDVAFLPGVTRGAELEAAINALEDGQVLLVENTRFEDVDGKKESKNDPELGKYWASLGDGIFVNDAFGTAHRAHASNVGISANVEKAVAGFLLENEIAYIQEAVEAPERPFVAILGGSKVSDKIGVIENLLEKADKVLIGGGMTYTFYKAQGIEIGNSLVEEDKLDVAKALLEKANGKLILPVDSKEANAFADYTEVKDTEGEAVDPGFLGLDIGPKSIAKFDEALTGAKTVVWNGPMGVFENPDFQAGTIGVMDAIVKQPGVKSIIGGGDSAAAAINLGRADKFSWISTGGGASMELLEGKVLPGLAALTEK; translated from the coding sequence ATGGCAAAATTGACTGTTAAAGACGTTGAATTGAAAGGGAAAAAAGTTCTCGTTCGTGTTGACTTCAACGTACCTGTTAAAGATGGCGTGATTACCAATGACAACCGTATCACTGCTGCTCTTCCAACTATCAAGTACATCCTTGAACAAGGTGGACGTGCTATCCTCTTCTCTCACCTTGGCCGTGTAAAAGAAGAAGCAGACAAGGCTGGTAAATCACTTGCTCCTGTAGCTGCTGACTTGGCAGCTAAATTGGGTCAAGACGTTGCTTTCCTTCCAGGTGTCACTCGTGGTGCTGAATTGGAAGCAGCAATCAACGCTCTTGAAGATGGACAAGTTCTCTTGGTTGAAAACACTCGTTTTGAAGATGTTGACGGCAAGAAAGAATCTAAAAACGATCCTGAACTTGGTAAATACTGGGCATCACTTGGAGATGGTATCTTCGTAAACGATGCATTCGGTACAGCTCACCGTGCACACGCATCAAACGTTGGTATCTCAGCAAACGTTGAAAAAGCAGTTGCTGGATTCCTTCTTGAAAACGAAATTGCCTACATCCAAGAAGCAGTTGAAGCTCCAGAACGTCCATTCGTAGCGATCCTTGGTGGTTCAAAAGTTTCAGACAAGATCGGTGTTATCGAAAACTTGCTTGAAAAAGCTGATAAAGTTCTTATCGGTGGTGGTATGACTTACACATTCTACAAAGCACAAGGTATCGAAATCGGTAACTCACTTGTAGAAGAAGACAAATTGGATGTCGCTAAAGCTCTTCTTGAAAAAGCAAACGGCAAATTGATCTTGCCAGTTGACTCAAAAGAAGCAAACGCATTTGCTGACTACACTGAAGTAAAAGATACTGAAGGTGAAGCAGTAGACCCAGGCTTCCTTGGTTTGGATATCGGTCCAAAATCTATCGCCAAATTTGACGAAGCTTTGACTGGTGCCAAAACAGTTGTATGGAACGGACCAATGGGTGTATTTGAAAACCCAGACTTCCAAGCTGGTACAATCGGTGTCATGGACGCTATCGTGAAACAACCAGGCGTGAAATCAATCATCGGTGGTGGTGACTCAGCTGCCGCAGCGATCAACCTTGGTCGCGCAGACAAGTTCTCATGGATCTCTACTGGTGGTGGTGCTTCAATGGAACTCCTTGAAGGTAAAGTATTGCCAGGATTGGCTGCACTCACAGAAAAATAA
- the glnR gene encoding transcriptional repressor GlnR, translated as MKEKEFRRNMAVFPIGSVMKLTDLSARQIRYYEDQELIKPDRNEGNRRMYSLNDMDRLLEIKDYISEGFNIAAIKKKYAEREAKSKKAVSPTEVRRALHNELLQQGRFASAHSPFGRG; from the coding sequence ATGAAGGAAAAAGAATTTCGTCGAAATATGGCTGTTTTTCCTATCGGTAGTGTGATGAAGTTGACCGATCTATCGGCGCGTCAGATTCGTTATTATGAAGATCAAGAGTTGATAAAGCCTGATCGAAACGAAGGGAACCGTCGCATGTATTCTTTGAATGACATGGATCGTTTACTTGAAATCAAAGACTATATCTCGGAAGGTTTCAACATCGCTGCCATTAAGAAAAAATATGCTGAACGTGAGGCGAAATCCAAGAAAGCGGTGAGCCCAACGGAGGTGCGTCGCGCACTTCATAATGAACTCCTCCAGCAGGGACGCTTTGCTTCAGCACATTCACCTTTTGGTCGCGGTTAG
- a CDS encoding FUSC family protein, whose translation MGYFKKYKFDKSQFKLGLRTFKTGIAVFLVLLIFGFFGWKGLQIGALTAVFSLRESFDKSVHFGTSRILGNSIGGFYALVFFLLNTLFQEAFWVTLLIVPICTMLTIMTNVAMNNKAGVIGGVAAMLIITLSIPSGETFLYVFARVFETFMGVFVAIIVNYDIDRFRNLFEKKRK comes from the coding sequence ATGGGTTATTTTAAAAAATATAAATTTGACAAGTCACAGTTCAAGCTTGGTCTACGAACCTTTAAAACCGGGATTGCTGTTTTTCTAGTTCTCTTGATTTTTGGATTTTTTGGTTGGAAGGGACTTCAAATCGGAGCTTTGACAGCAGTCTTTAGTTTGAGAGAAAGCTTTGATAAGAGTGTTCATTTTGGGACATCACGCATCCTAGGAAACAGTATTGGTGGTTTCTACGCCCTTGTTTTCTTCCTCTTAAACACTCTATTTCAAGAAGCCTTTTGGGTGACCTTGCTGATTGTGCCAATTTGCACCATGTTAACCATTATGACAAATGTTGCTATGAACAACAAGGCGGGAGTTATTGGTGGTGTAGCAGCTATGTTGATCATTACCCTATCAATACCGAGCGGAGAAACATTTTTGTACGTGTTTGCTCGTGTATTTGAAACTTTTATGGGTGTTTTTGTGGCAATAATCGTAAATTATGATATTGATCGCTTCAGAAATCTTTTTGAGAAAAAAAGAAAATAA